A section of the Tamandua tetradactyla isolate mTamTet1 chromosome 4, mTamTet1.pri, whole genome shotgun sequence genome encodes:
- the IL6R gene encoding interleukin-6 receptor subunit alpha isoform X2 encodes MLAAGCALLFALLAARGAALAPGDCPAPELASDVLTSLPGASVTLSCPDADVGDNGTVHWVLRSGGAGSAPGRRAGLGGRLLLRSVQPGDSGDYSCFRAGRPAGRVRLLVDVPPEEPQLSCFRKSPLSKVHCEWGPRNTPSSRTTALLLVRKFQNVLVEDFQEPCQYLQEPQKFSCQLAVPEGDSSFYVVSLCVANSAGSKASRAQTFESYEILQPDPPVNLSVTPVVRNPRWLRVTWQDPPSWNSHFYRLRFEIRYRAERSKTFTTWMVRELQHHCIIHDAWSGRRHVVQLRAQEEFGHGLWSEWSQEVLGTPWTEPESPRAEPPVPASAQAPTTDEEDGHILSRDSANATSLPVQDSSPASLPTFLVAGGSLAFGSLLCIGVILRFKKRWKLSALKEGKTRVQPQPYALGQLVPERPKPTPGLVPLISPPVSPCSLGSDHTSGHSQPEARAPRSPYDVSNRDYFLPR; translated from the exons AGTTGGCGAGCGACGTGCTGACCAGCCTGCCGGGGGCCAGCGTGACCCTGAGCTGCCCGGACGCGGACGTGGGGGACAATGGCACCGTGCACTGGGTGCTGCGGAGCGGCGGCGCCGGCTCGGCCCCCGGCCGAAGGGCTGGCCTGGGGGGGAGGCTGCTGCTGAGGTCCGTGCAGCCCGGCGACTCGGGCGACTACTCCTGCTTCCGGGCCGGCCGCCCCGCGGGCCGCGTGCGCCTGCTGGTGGACG TCCCTCCCGAGGAGCCCCAGCTCTCCTGCTTCCGCAAGAGCCCCCTCAGCAAGGTGCACTGTGAGTGGGGTCCTCGGAACACCCCCTCCTCGAGGACCACGGCACTGCTGTTGGTGAGGAAGTT TCAGAACGTCCTGGTAGAAGACTTCCAGGAGCCGTGCCAGTATCTGCAGGAGCCCCAGAAGTTCTCCTGCCAGCTGGCCGTTCCAGAGGGAGACAGCTCGTTCTACGTGGTGTCTTTGTGTGTCGCCAACAGCGCTGGCAGCAAGGCCAGCAGAGCCCAGACGTTCGAGAGTTATGAAATCC TGCAGCCCGACCCGCCCGTCAACCTCTCAGTCACCCCCGTGGTGAGGAACCCCCGCTGGCTCAGGGTGACCTGGCAAGACCCCCCCTCCTGGAACTCACATTTCTACAGGCTGCGGTTTGAGATCCGGTACCGGGCCGAAAGGTCAAAGACATTCACAACGTGGATG GTCAGGGAGCTGCAGCATCACTGCATCATCCACGACGCCTGGAGTGGCAGGAGGCACGTGGTGCAGCTTCGGGCCCAGGAAGAGTTTGGGCACGGCTTGTGGAGCGAGTGGAGCCAGGAGGTCCTGGGCACTCCCTGGACAG AGCCCGAGAGCCCGAGGGCTGAGCCGCCGGTGCCCGCCTCCGCCCAG GCACCTACTACTGATGAAGAGGATGGTCATATTCTCTCAAGAGATTCTGCAAATGCAACGAGCCTCCCAG tgCAAGATTCTTCTCCAGCATCGCTGCCCACGTTCCTGGTGGCTGGAGGAAGCCTGGCCTTCGGATCACTCCTCTGCATCGGTGTCATCTTGAG GTTCAAGAAGAGGTGGAAGCTGAGTGCGCTGAAAGAAGGCAAGACCCGTGTGCAGCCGCAGCCCTACGCCTTGGGGCAGCTGGTCCCTGAGAGGCCCAAGCCCACCCCGGGGCTCGTTCCCCTCATCTCGCCGCCGGTGTCCCCCTGCAGCCTTGGGTCTGACCACACCTCGGGCCACAGCCAGCCCGAGGCCAGGGCCCCGCGGAGCCCTTACGACGTCAGCAATAGAGACTACTTCCTCCCCAGGTAG
- the IL6R gene encoding interleukin-6 receptor subunit alpha isoform X1 has product MLAAGCALLFALLAARGAALAPGDCPAPELASDVLTSLPGASVTLSCPDADVGDNGTVHWVLRSGGAGSAPGRRAGLGGRLLLRSVQPGDSGDYSCFRAGRPAGRVRLLVDVPPEEPQLSCFRKSPLSKVHCEWGPRNTPSSRTTALLLVRKFQNVLVEDFQEPCQYLQEPQKFSCQLAVPEGDSSFYVVSLCVANSAGSKASRAQTFESYEIRASAFAASPPTSCFLLFSFNPPYRRRRGDGRGRVAGVGELVPFGLHPPGGLVWQEGALPSCVREGSGARGGIPPRWLRGLPGSRLYTMAAAAAAAQESCFPPTVQPDPPVNLSVTPVVRNPRWLRVTWQDPPSWNSHFYRLRFEIRYRAERSKTFTTWMVRELQHHCIIHDAWSGRRHVVQLRAQEEFGHGLWSEWSQEVLGTPWTEPESPRAEPPVPASAQAPTTDEEDGHILSRDSANATSLPVQDSSPASLPTFLVAGGSLAFGSLLCIGVILRFKKRWKLSALKEGKTRVQPQPYALGQLVPERPKPTPGLVPLISPPVSPCSLGSDHTSGHSQPEARAPRSPYDVSNRDYFLPR; this is encoded by the exons AGTTGGCGAGCGACGTGCTGACCAGCCTGCCGGGGGCCAGCGTGACCCTGAGCTGCCCGGACGCGGACGTGGGGGACAATGGCACCGTGCACTGGGTGCTGCGGAGCGGCGGCGCCGGCTCGGCCCCCGGCCGAAGGGCTGGCCTGGGGGGGAGGCTGCTGCTGAGGTCCGTGCAGCCCGGCGACTCGGGCGACTACTCCTGCTTCCGGGCCGGCCGCCCCGCGGGCCGCGTGCGCCTGCTGGTGGACG TCCCTCCCGAGGAGCCCCAGCTCTCCTGCTTCCGCAAGAGCCCCCTCAGCAAGGTGCACTGTGAGTGGGGTCCTCGGAACACCCCCTCCTCGAGGACCACGGCACTGCTGTTGGTGAGGAAGTT TCAGAACGTCCTGGTAGAAGACTTCCAGGAGCCGTGCCAGTATCTGCAGGAGCCCCAGAAGTTCTCCTGCCAGCTGGCCGTTCCAGAGGGAGACAGCTCGTTCTACGTGGTGTCTTTGTGTGTCGCCAACAGCGCTGGCAGCAAGGCCAGCAGAGCCCAGACGTTCGAGAGTTATGAAATCCGTGCGTCAGCTTTTGCAGCCTCCCCACCCACCAGCTGTTTTCTACTCTTTTCATTTAACCCTCCTTATAGACGTCGTAGAGGGGACGGGAGGGGACGGGTGGCAGGGGTTGGTGAGCTGGTGCCTTTTGGGCTCCACCCTCCAGGAGGCCTGGTATGGCAGGAGGGGGCCCTGCCAAGTTGTGTACGGGAAGGGTCTGGGGCCCGAGGTGGGATTCCTCCTAGGTGGTTGCGGGGTCTTCCTGGGTCTCGCCTCTACAccatggctgctgctgctgctgctgcacaGGAGTCCTGCTTCCCTCCCACAGTGCAGCCCGACCCGCCCGTCAACCTCTCAGTCACCCCCGTGGTGAGGAACCCCCGCTGGCTCAGGGTGACCTGGCAAGACCCCCCCTCCTGGAACTCACATTTCTACAGGCTGCGGTTTGAGATCCGGTACCGGGCCGAAAGGTCAAAGACATTCACAACGTGGATG GTCAGGGAGCTGCAGCATCACTGCATCATCCACGACGCCTGGAGTGGCAGGAGGCACGTGGTGCAGCTTCGGGCCCAGGAAGAGTTTGGGCACGGCTTGTGGAGCGAGTGGAGCCAGGAGGTCCTGGGCACTCCCTGGACAG AGCCCGAGAGCCCGAGGGCTGAGCCGCCGGTGCCCGCCTCCGCCCAG GCACCTACTACTGATGAAGAGGATGGTCATATTCTCTCAAGAGATTCTGCAAATGCAACGAGCCTCCCAG tgCAAGATTCTTCTCCAGCATCGCTGCCCACGTTCCTGGTGGCTGGAGGAAGCCTGGCCTTCGGATCACTCCTCTGCATCGGTGTCATCTTGAG GTTCAAGAAGAGGTGGAAGCTGAGTGCGCTGAAAGAAGGCAAGACCCGTGTGCAGCCGCAGCCCTACGCCTTGGGGCAGCTGGTCCCTGAGAGGCCCAAGCCCACCCCGGGGCTCGTTCCCCTCATCTCGCCGCCGGTGTCCCCCTGCAGCCTTGGGTCTGACCACACCTCGGGCCACAGCCAGCCCGAGGCCAGGGCCCCGCGGAGCCCTTACGACGTCAGCAATAGAGACTACTTCCTCCCCAGGTAG